Part of the Hevea brasiliensis isolate MT/VB/25A 57/8 chromosome 16, ASM3005281v1, whole genome shotgun sequence genome is shown below.
TCTAAGTTGTTGAAAAGATGGGAACTACCTTGTTCACTAGTTGCAGCTTTCCTTGGAGTTGGAGATTTCATCACCAACTAGTACCTTGCAGCCATTTGCTGGCTTATTCTTCCCAAGAAAGTGGAATATCAAGAGCCAAAGCAACTGCAGAACCAAGAGAAAGTGGGTATCTTCGGGGAGAAAATGAGAAGTCCTCTGGGTTTTTGAAGAGAAGGTCAGTTTTGGTTTCTGGGATTTCTATGCTTCCTTCTGCAGTTTTTGGATATCAAGGAGAGGGATTGGCAGCAGTAAAACAAGGCCTTTTAGCAGGGAGGATCCCGGGTTTATCTCAACCAGATGAAGAAGGTTGGTTTTCAAAGTTCTATACTTGTTTTTTCCTTTCCCCTGaactaaaaaaatatcaatgtaAAGGTGTGTTTTAGATTTTCTGGAAAGAAAGCTTTCATTCTTATGCTAAATTCCACTGACAATGGAAAACATAGTGCATAATGGTATGATATAGGCAAAACTTGTTTCAAACAGGCTCCACTTGTATACTGCTAATTGAATGAAACCTGAGCTGAGTTTCTTGATTGTATGTGAATGGTAAACTTCATTATCCAAAATATGCTCAGACAGGCTGGAGGACATACCGCAGGCCGGATGATAAATCTGGGGGCCATGGTGTCGGATGGAGTCCAATTATCCCTTATGCATTTGTAGTGCCTCAAGATTGGGAAGAGGTAATTATCATCTGTGTGCAACTGAAGGCCATATTAATTCTTTTAACTTAATTCAAGCTGTTAAAAGACTGAAGGGGATTCTGATCTTGTTTACATGGAAAATTCTCTGAATTAGCTTGCTATCTTTTTAACAGGTTCCAGTATCCATTGCTGATCTTGGTGGCACAGAGATTGATTTGAGATTTGCCAGCTCCAAGGAAGGACGCCTGTTCGTCATTGTTGCTCCTGTTCTTAGATTTGCAGACAGTGAGTGCTACTTCTTTTATCTTTCTTATACCATGCTTCTATTTAACCAATATGCTTTGGTACTTGAACAGTTTCAAAACTCAGATATCTCATATTCTCTCTTCATCCCTTGCTTTCTAAACTGTGGCAACTCGCTGAGTCATAATTATTGTGGCTGTGTCATTATTCATACAGATCTAGGTGGAAATGCATCAATTGAACTTATTGGACCTCCAGAGAAAGTGATTAATGCATTTGGACCAGAAGTGATTGGAGAGAATGTAGAAGGGAGGGTTCAAAGCATTAATGTTGCAGAACATTCTGGAAGAATGTATTACCAGTATGAGCTAGAGCCCCCCCATGTTCTGATCACTGCAACTGCTGCTGGGAATCGCCTCTACTTGTTCGCCGTAACTGGGAGTGGTAAGGAATTAAACCACTTCTTATTTTTCTTCTTGTCATAAACCAAAAAGCGTAAATATCAACAGATGAAGTAATTATACTTTCTACCATTATTGCAGGTCTTCAGTGGAAGAGGCACTACAAGGATTTGAAGAGAATAGCTGAATCTTTCCGTGTTGTCTAGTCGAGCACTTTTCTGAATTGAACTAAGCAAAGCAGTATGCTTTTCCCCCACAATCTAAAACAAGAACAGATAAGAGAATCCATTTACAGCAAAATTAATTCCCATTTAATATCCTTTGTCcggagaaaaattttagaaatgctcTGTAGAGATTAAAAAAATGTATTTACAGTACAGTCAAGTTAAATTGGAAATTATACATGTACTCTGGATGTAATCTTTGAGAAAAACTTTCCTGATGTTAGTCTTTAGCAGCTAGATACACACGGGAATAAAAAATCCAGGTCCAGCTGCTTGACCATTGCATTtttaactctttaactaattgcCAAACACTATGCCCTCCTCACATCCTGCAATATGGAAAGCCTCACGCACCACGTCAGTTGCAAAGCATTTTATTCCTTAAGTCCATTGCAGTTCAGAGGGGGTGGCGGTCCTATTTGATTAAAAAACAGTGCAGGTGATATTGCCATATATTTCCCTCTTTCTTCTGCTGACCAGCCTTGCATGATTGGACATTAGTACCAAGGAGTAGCACAACAAGGTTAAATGCCCATTGCAAGCACTGGACTTCTCTAATCTACTGTGGAGCTAGTGTCCCCATCCAACTAAAATGCACAACAAGTGAAATGCTCATCTTTCTTCTGGTGATCAACCTTTTGTACCAGATCACTGGACATATTTTACAAGGAGTGGTGCAACAATTTTATTGGAGCGTTTGCCTAGATGCTGAATCACATCTTTTACCAGTATCTTTTCAGTTTATGGAGACCTTTCTCTGAAAAAATGGGTGATGGTCAACATCACCGTGGCAGTCAACTTGGCAAAAGCAATACTATTGCTCCGTATTCACTAGCACAACTGAACTGCGTCCGGGTGTCTTAGGAAGCCCTCTAGTCACCATAACCATCCTCATCCTTTCAGCCTTTTCCCAACGATCAAAAGCAGCAAATATATTCGACAGCAGAACACAATGTGGATCATTGCCAGAATCTATACTACAGTCTTCTCTTCTAACCTCTTCCATTACTTGCTCCACCATATCCATATCCAAATGAACTCGACAAGCTCCGAGCAATGCACCCCAAACTGCATCATTCGGTTTCATTGGCATTCTCTTGATGAACTCATAAGCATCTTGTACTCTTCCTGCACGCCCAAGAAGATCAACCACACAGCCGTAGTGTTTGATGCTTGCTGCTAGCCCACACTTATCTATCTTAGAGAAAATTTCTAAACCTTCATCTATAAATCCCCCATGTGCACAAGCGGAGAGGACAGATAAAAATGTTATCTCATCGGGTTTCTCATTTGACTCTTCCATCCTCCTGAAAAATTCAAGAGCTTCTTTGCACTGCCCATGAATGGCAAAACCTGATATCATAGCATTCCAACA
Proteins encoded:
- the LOC110673365 gene encoding psbP domain-containing protein 4, chloroplastic, whose product is MGTTLFTSCSFPWSWRFHHQLVPCSHLLAYSSQESGISRAKATAEPRESGYLRGENEKSSGFLKRRSVLVSGISMLPSAVFGYQGEGLAAVKQGLLAGRIPGLSQPDEEGWRTYRRPDDKSGGHGVGWSPIIPYAFVVPQDWEEVPVSIADLGGTEIDLRFASSKEGRLFVIVAPVLRFADNLGGNASIELIGPPEKVINAFGPEVIGENVEGRVQSINVAEHSGRMYYQYELEPPHVLITATAAGNRLYLFAVTGSGLQWKRHYKDLKRIAESFRVV